In the genome of Piliocolobus tephrosceles isolate RC106 chromosome 20, ASM277652v3, whole genome shotgun sequence, one region contains:
- the PCIF1 gene encoding mRNA (2'-O-methyladenosine-N(6)-)-methyltransferase, with protein MANENHGSPREEASLLSHSPGTSNQSQPCSPKPIRLVQDLPEELVHAGWEKCWSRRENRPYYFNRFTNQSLWEMPVLGQHDVISDPLGLNATPLPQDSSLVETPPAENKPRKRQLSEEQPSGNGVKKPKIEIPVTPTGQSVPSSPSVPGTPTLKMWGASPEDKQQAALLRPTEVYWDLDIQTNAVIKHRGPSEVLPPHPEVELLRSQLILKLRQHYRELCQQREGIEPPRESFNRWMLERKVVDKGSDPLLPSNCEPVVSPSMFREIMNDIPIRLSRIKFREEAKRLLFKYAEAARRLIESRSASPDSRKVVKWNVEDTFSWLRKDHSASKEDYMDRLEHLRRQCGPHVSAAAKDSVEGICSKIYHISLEYVKRIREKHLAILKENNISEEVEAPEVEPRLVYCYPVRLAVSAPPMPSVEMHMENNVVCIRYKGEMVKVSRNYFSKLWLLYRYSCIDDSAFERFLPRVWCLLRRYQMMFGVGLYEGTGLQGSLPVHVFEALHRLFGVSFECFASPLNCYFRQYCSAFPDTDGYFGSRGPCLDFAPLSGSFEANPPFCEELMDAMVSHFEKLLESSPEPLSFIVFIPEWREPPTPALTRMEQSRFKRHQLILPAFEHEYRSGSQHICKKEEMHYKAVHNTAVLFLQNDPGFAKWVPTPERLQELSAAYRQSGRSHSSGSSSSSSSDAKDRDSGREQGPSREPHPT; from the exons ATGGCCAATGAGAATCACGGCAGCCCCCGGGAGGAAGCGTCCCTGCTGAGTCACTCCCCGGGTACCTCCAATCAGAGCCAGCCCTGTTCTCCAAAGCCAATCCGCCTGGTGCAGGACCTCCCAG AGGAGCTGGTCCATGCAGGCTGGGAGAAGTGCTGGAGCCGGAGGGAGAATCGTCCCTACTACTTCAACCGATTCACCAACCAGTCCCTGTGGGAGATGCCCGTGCTGGGGCAGCACGATGTGATT TCGGACCCTTTGGGGCTGAATGCGACCCCACTGCCCCAAGACTCAAGCTTGGTGGAAACCCCCCCGGCTGAGAACAAGCCCAGAAAGCGGCAGCTCTCGGAAGAGCAGCCAAGCGGCAATGGTGTGAAGAAGCCCAAG ATTGAAATCCCAGTGACACCCACAGGCCAGTCGGTGCCCAGCTCCCCCAGTGTCCCAGGAACCCCAACGCTGAAGATGTGGGGTGCGTCCCCTGAAGATAAACAGCAGGCAGCTCTCCTGCGACCCACTGA GGTCTACTGGGACCTGGACATCCAGACCAATGCTGTCATCAAGCACCGGGGGCCTTCAGAGGTGCTGCCCCCGCACCCTGAAGTGGAGCTGCTCCGCTCTCAGCTCATCTTGAAGCTTCGGCAGCACTACCGGGAGCTGTGCCAGCAGCGAGAGG GCATTGAGCCTCCACGGGAGTCTTTCAACCGCTGGATGCTGGAGCGCAAGGTGGTAGACAAAGGATCTGACCCCCTGTTGCCCAGCAACTGTGAACCAGTCGTGTCACCTTCCATGTTTCGTGAAATCATGAATGACATTCCCATCAG GTTATCCCGAATCAAGTTCCGGGAGGAAGCCAAGCGCCTGCTCTTTAAATATGCAGAGGCCGCCAGGCGGCTCATCGAGTCCAG GAGTGCATCCCCCGACAGTAGGAAGGTGGTCAAATGGAATGTGGAAGACACCTTTAGCTGGCTTCGGAAGGACCACTCAGCCTCCAAGGAGGACTACATG GATCGCCTGGAGCACCTGCGGAGGCAGTGTGGCCCCCATGTCTCGGCTGCAGCCAAGGACTCCGTGGAAGGCATCTGCAGTAAGATCTACCACATCTCCCTGGAGTACGTCAAACGGATCCGAGAGAAGCACCTTGCCATCCTTAAGGAAAACAACATCTCAG AGGAGGTGGAGGCCCCTGAGGTGGAGCCCCGCCTAGTGTACTGCTATCCAGTCCGGCTGGCTGTGTCTGCACCCCCCATGCCTAGCGTGGAGATGCACATGGAGAACAACGTGGTCTGTATCCGGTATAAGGGAGAGATGGTCAAGGTCAGCCGCAACTACTTCAGCAAGCTG TGGCTCCTTTACCGCTACAGTTGCATTGATGACTCTGCCTTTGAGAGGTTCCTGCCCCGGGTCTGGTGTCTTCTCCGACGGTACCAG ATGATGTTCGGCGTGGGCCTCTATGAGGGGACTGGCCTGCAGGGGTCGCTGCCTGTGCACGTCTTTGAGGCCCTCCACCGACTCTTCGGCGTCAGCTTCGAGTGCTTCGCCTCACCCCTCAACTGTTACTTCCGCCAGTACTGTTCTGCCTTCCCCGACACAGACGGCTACTTTGGCTCCCGCGG GCCCTGCCTAGACTTTGCTCCACTGAGTGGTTCATTTGAGGCCAACCCTCCCTTCTGCGAGGAGCTCATGGATGCTATGGTCTCTCACTTTGAG AAACTGCTTGAGAGCTCACCGGAGCCCCTGTCCTTCATCGTGTTCATCCCAGAGTGGCGGGAACCCCCCACACCAGCGCTCACCCGCATGGAGCAGAGCCGCTTCAAACGCCACCAGTTGATCCTGCCTGCCTTTGAGCACGAGTACCGCAGTGGCTCCCAGCACATCTGCAAGAA GGAGGAAATGCACTACAAGGCCGTCCACAACACGGCCGTGCTCTTCCTACAGAACGACCCTGGCTTTGCCAAGTGGGTGCCAACGCCTGAACGGCTGCAGGAGCTGAGCGCTGCCTACCGGCAGTCAGGCCGCAGCCACAGCTCTGGTTCTTCCTCATCGTCCTCCTCGGATGCCAAGGACCGGGACTCGGGCCGTGAGCAGGGACCTAGCCGCGAGCCTCACCCCACTTAA